In one window of Allorhodopirellula heiligendammensis DNA:
- the pgl gene encoding 6-phosphogluconolactonase, with translation MAVSTKVLADPASLAETFAADFAAWVDAQSGDAITVALSGGSTPKRLFELWADQYADQIDWSRIQFFWGDERCVPPADPESNFGVAKQLLFDRITIPAENIHRVRGEASAEQECSRYEREIQQVVPTDQDGNPEFDLIILGMGDDGHTASIFPHQSEFLSSQAVCEVATHPQSGQQRITLTGRVLNAAKKVSVLVTGAGKADVLADVIGRQGAFAEYPVSHVEGDDVCFYIDQAAAAKL, from the coding sequence ATGGCCGTATCAACTAAAGTTCTTGCCGATCCCGCCTCGCTTGCCGAGACCTTCGCCGCCGATTTCGCAGCATGGGTGGATGCCCAGTCGGGCGATGCCATCACGGTAGCACTCTCGGGAGGCAGCACCCCGAAGAGATTGTTCGAGTTGTGGGCAGATCAGTATGCAGATCAAATTGATTGGTCACGAATTCAGTTCTTCTGGGGCGACGAACGCTGCGTGCCACCCGCGGATCCCGAGAGCAATTTCGGCGTCGCCAAGCAACTGCTTTTTGATCGGATCACCATCCCGGCGGAGAATATCCATCGCGTGCGAGGGGAAGCATCCGCCGAGCAAGAATGCAGCCGCTACGAGCGAGAGATCCAGCAGGTCGTGCCTACCGATCAGGATGGAAACCCGGAGTTTGACCTAATCATTCTCGGCATGGGAGACGATGGACACACCGCGTCGATCTTCCCCCATCAGAGTGAATTCTTGAGTTCCCAGGCCGTGTGCGAAGTAGCCACGCATCCACAGTCCGGCCAACAGCGGATCACGCTGACAGGCCGAGTGCTTAACGCCGCGAAAAAGGTATCAGTGCTCGTGACAGGCGCCGGCAAAGCAGATGTGCTGGCGGACGTGATTGGTAGGCAGGGCGCCTTTGCAGAATATCCCGTATCGCATGTTGAGGGTGACGACGTTTGTTTCTACATCGACCAGGCCGCTGCCGCAAAGCTGTAG
- the rpe gene encoding ribulose-phosphate 3-epimerase encodes MNRAKLDSIRDAGPAILPSLLQCDFGNLQSEVERLSDAGTSVLHLDVMDGHFVPNLTYGMPVVAGLRRHTNLPLDVHMMISDPLAYAKPMVDAGADMLTFHVEAVSDAVDVAGQIRDLGVGAGLAINPDTPMSQLEPALDCVDMVLVMSVQAGFGGQSFNPVALQRIRDLRSRYPDLLLEIDGGINLATIGAARQAGCDLFVVGSAIFSSDDYGVALAGLNEAMASAQGAK; translated from the coding sequence ATGAACCGAGCCAAGCTCGATTCGATTCGCGACGCAGGCCCGGCGATCTTGCCAAGCCTGCTGCAATGTGATTTTGGTAATCTCCAATCGGAGGTCGAGCGGCTGAGTGATGCCGGCACTTCGGTGCTGCACCTCGACGTCATGGATGGGCATTTCGTTCCCAACTTGACTTATGGCATGCCAGTGGTCGCCGGGTTGCGGAGACACACAAACTTGCCGCTTGATGTTCATATGATGATCAGCGATCCGCTAGCTTACGCCAAGCCGATGGTCGATGCTGGCGCCGATATGCTGACGTTCCATGTCGAAGCGGTCAGCGATGCAGTCGATGTAGCGGGGCAAATTCGCGATCTCGGCGTAGGCGCGGGTCTGGCGATTAATCCAGACACCCCCATGAGCCAGCTCGAACCGGCCCTGGACTGCGTCGACATGGTGTTGGTCATGAGTGTTCAAGCCGGTTTCGGCGGCCAGTCATTCAATCCTGTCGCTCTCCAACGGATCCGCGATTTGCGTTCTCGTTATCCCGATCTGCTGCTGGAAATTGACGGCGGAATCAATTTGGCGACGATTGGTGCCGCCCGGCAAGCTGGCTGTGACCTGTTCGTTGTCGGCTCCGCGATTTTTTCCAGCGACGATTACGGTGTCGCCCTCGCTGGACTCAACGAGGCGATGGCGTCCGCACAAGGAGCCAAATAA
- a CDS encoding aminotransferase class III-fold pyridoxal phosphate-dependent enzyme, translated as MSESQHSTPWLNALAGTISATGRDCEYLTEASARWAQSQWSGEDSGLAIAASDLAERLRVLTGQDERGIATCLNSASVESLLQWAVVLCRLHHQSATESSGSGETNRAGARCLAAVGSDHGGGIVGRMASGRADSRSPAWPLVPGFTHSPLESLAERIDHNVAMVLVSPIDVHDRMLAIPGDQLLAISEACQRHGASLVIDHSRIPPQGGQFWVHEAIAPVTADAVLMSAGLTGGAEGGLLTLSSPLAKQVTTLAASVPELSSSSWIAAIAAATLDQWIEHSWCDAAMDGLATELAGRMAGRECVRDLHVTGRAIGMELDIPAVQWAEAAAEHQLGVATAGEFAVAMQPPLILSSDDITTLCNRVDQVFDWIEMEEQQPAEAPSQSVESPPAESPTDESSLEESNTGKSVPEESPQQTIDDSEYDVNENDSLDDDFDEELRPDDENHSPAMNIEPEIQS; from the coding sequence ATGAGTGAGTCGCAACACTCGACGCCATGGCTCAATGCACTCGCTGGAACGATTTCCGCAACCGGACGCGACTGCGAGTATCTCACCGAGGCGAGTGCACGGTGGGCGCAGTCACAGTGGAGTGGTGAGGATAGTGGACTCGCGATCGCCGCCTCCGATCTGGCTGAGCGGCTGCGCGTCCTCACCGGTCAAGACGAACGCGGCATCGCAACCTGTCTGAACTCAGCCTCGGTCGAGAGCTTGTTGCAATGGGCCGTCGTTCTGTGCCGCCTTCATCACCAGTCGGCTACAGAATCTAGTGGATCAGGTGAGACAAACCGTGCCGGTGCACGCTGCTTGGCTGCTGTTGGTAGCGATCACGGCGGTGGCATTGTCGGTCGCATGGCGAGCGGACGGGCGGATTCCCGATCACCGGCATGGCCGCTCGTACCAGGGTTCACCCACTCGCCGCTGGAGTCACTCGCCGAACGCATTGATCACAACGTGGCCATGGTGCTGGTCTCGCCAATTGACGTCCACGACCGGATGCTGGCGATTCCCGGTGACCAACTTTTGGCCATTAGCGAGGCCTGTCAGCGCCATGGGGCGTCTCTGGTTATCGATCACAGCCGCATTCCGCCGCAGGGTGGTCAATTTTGGGTGCATGAGGCAATTGCACCGGTCACGGCCGACGCCGTCCTAATGTCTGCTGGGCTGACTGGTGGGGCCGAAGGCGGACTGCTGACGCTCAGCAGTCCACTGGCGAAGCAGGTCACAACTCTCGCTGCGAGCGTGCCGGAGCTGTCGAGCAGTTCGTGGATTGCAGCCATCGCCGCCGCCACTCTCGATCAGTGGATCGAGCATTCATGGTGTGATGCGGCAATGGATGGGCTGGCCACTGAGCTGGCGGGCAGAATGGCGGGCCGCGAATGCGTGCGAGATCTGCACGTTACCGGCCGGGCGATCGGCATGGAACTGGACATTCCAGCAGTTCAGTGGGCGGAGGCTGCCGCAGAACATCAGCTCGGCGTCGCGACCGCGGGCGAGTTCGCGGTCGCAATGCAACCTCCACTGATTCTCAGTTCAGACGACATCACCACGCTGTGCAATCGAGTCGATCAGGTCTTCGATTGGATCGAGATGGAAGAACAGCAACCAGCTGAAGCTCCATCTCAGTCTGTTGAATCTCCACCCGCGGAGTCTCCAACGGATGAGTCTTCGTTGGAGGAGTCCAACACAGGTAAATCGGTCCCCGAGGAATCGCCACAACAAACCATCGACGATTCAGAATATGATGTGAACGAAAACGACTCGCTCGACGATGATTTCGATGAAGAGTTACGCCCAGACGATGAGAATCACTCCCCGGCTATGAATATTGAACCGGAAATCCAATCATGA
- a CDS encoding cupin domain-containing protein: MAIPHAQAGQVIDIRPLADRLRDTKTHTLLKTDHVEVLRLVLPAGKKLAEHKAPGEITVQCLEGEIVFTSPAGPHTLHAGEMLFLNAGELHAVDAIEDSSVLVTILLHKKTI; this comes from the coding sequence ATGGCGATTCCTCATGCTCAGGCCGGCCAAGTCATTGATATTCGGCCGCTGGCCGACAGGCTACGCGATACGAAAACGCATACGTTATTGAAAACGGACCACGTTGAAGTATTGCGACTGGTGCTACCAGCAGGCAAGAAGCTCGCCGAGCACAAGGCTCCTGGCGAGATCACCGTTCAATGCCTCGAAGGTGAGATCGTATTCACCTCGCCCGCCGGCCCCCACACATTGCATGCAGGCGAGATGTTATTTCTCAACGCCGGCGAACTCCATGCGGTCGATGCCATCGAAGACTCTTCGGTATTGGTAACGATTCTCCTGCACAAAAAGACGATTTAG
- a CDS encoding molybdopterin synthase catalytic subunit: MQAGNRDPLVLVRLTDGPIFAPSKFASESREAATAGAVIVFQGCVRGSEINEETQAEPILGLEYQVYEPMTSRELRRLAHTHAIKHGIIAVDVEHSYGFVGNGECSFVLQVAAAHRREAITYVEEFIDEMKRHVPIWKLPRKSAVH, from the coding sequence ATGCAGGCAGGCAACCGTGATCCGCTCGTGCTTGTTCGCCTGACTGACGGACCGATTTTTGCACCCTCCAAGTTTGCGTCGGAATCGCGTGAAGCCGCGACAGCGGGAGCTGTGATTGTGTTTCAAGGCTGTGTGCGGGGTAGCGAAATCAACGAGGAGACACAGGCGGAACCGATCCTTGGATTGGAATATCAAGTTTACGAACCGATGACGTCACGCGAACTGCGGCGTCTTGCGCACACCCATGCGATCAAACACGGCATCATCGCAGTAGACGTCGAGCACAGCTACGGCTTTGTTGGCAACGGTGAATGCTCGTTCGTGCTGCAGGTCGCCGCGGCACACCGACGCGAAGCGATCACCTACGTCGAGGAGTTCATTGACGAAATGAAACGCCATGTTCCGATTTGGAAATTGCCTCGTAAATCCGCAGTTCATTGA
- a CDS encoding TIM barrel protein → MFKNFCPQALGINGRQSELIELALTYAFRGMDIDMHDMLRRSQRSSFEEASKYLRASDIRIGTFTLAIDLDADDDAFTAGVATLHPLSEVAQQLEVDRALIRVPAATDRLPFNEFFDVQRQRISQIAEVLGARDIKLGVGFRAGKEHLEKKQFPFVSKVETFRALVDAIPNVGYLIDTWDWVVGEGAMDQLSEIPGDKIVAVRLGSIPENVDPSEATTHDRILPEMNGPLDHVKVVKHLDQGKFSGPLSPTASTMQYKGQTREFLVQSAQEAIDGICKEAGLTVAPLPMELIEDIPYEPTSMI, encoded by the coding sequence GTGTTTAAGAATTTTTGCCCGCAAGCACTTGGCATCAATGGACGCCAAAGCGAACTGATCGAATTGGCGCTGACCTATGCTTTCCGTGGCATGGATATCGACATGCACGACATGCTGCGTCGTTCACAGCGATCGTCGTTTGAAGAAGCGTCGAAATATCTTCGCGCTTCTGACATTCGCATTGGCACGTTCACACTTGCAATCGATCTCGATGCCGACGACGACGCCTTCACCGCCGGCGTGGCCACCCTTCACCCCCTGAGTGAAGTTGCCCAGCAACTCGAAGTCGATCGCGCCCTGATCCGCGTACCGGCGGCGACCGATCGTCTGCCTTTCAATGAATTTTTTGACGTTCAGCGTCAAAGAATCAGCCAAATTGCCGAAGTGCTCGGCGCCCGCGACATCAAGCTCGGAGTCGGTTTCCGTGCCGGCAAAGAACACCTTGAGAAAAAGCAATTCCCGTTCGTGTCCAAAGTCGAGACGTTCCGCGCTCTCGTCGACGCGATCCCGAACGTGGGCTACCTGATCGACACCTGGGACTGGGTCGTCGGCGAGGGCGCCATGGATCAGCTCAGCGAAATCCCTGGCGACAAAATCGTGGCGGTACGATTGGGCTCGATTCCAGAGAACGTCGACCCCAGCGAAGCGACCACACACGACCGGATCCTGCCCGAAATGAATGGCCCGCTCGATCATGTGAAAGTGGTCAAGCACCTCGATCAAGGCAAGTTTTCTGGACCGCTCAGCCCGACCGCATCGACCATGCAGTACAAAGGCCAGACCCGTGAGTTCTTGGTCCAGAGTGCTCAGGAAGCGATCGACGGCATCTGCAAAGAGGCCGGCCTGACTGTCGCTCCATTGCCAATGGAACTGATCGAGGACATTCCTTACGAACCGACGTCGATGATCTAA
- a CDS encoding DJ-1/PfpI family protein translates to MKPKVLIVIGDAAETLDTMYPYYRLIEAGFQPIVAGPEVHRYQMVLHEVKPGWTITKEWEGYTIQSDIAFRDINPDEYLGIFFSGGRAPEYIREDPDLIRVTKHFFEVDAPIMSVCHGVEIPARAGCVQGRRMATVAKCQFDLEVCGGIYVDEPCVIDRNLVSGRTFHDNGVFVGPWIKLLEERHRQQS, encoded by the coding sequence ATGAAACCTAAGGTGCTAATCGTTATCGGCGATGCTGCAGAAACACTCGATACAATGTATCCCTATTACCGATTGATCGAGGCTGGATTCCAACCCATTGTCGCGGGGCCCGAAGTCCATCGTTATCAGATGGTTTTGCACGAAGTGAAACCCGGATGGACGATTACGAAGGAGTGGGAAGGTTACACGATTCAGTCCGACATCGCGTTTCGCGATATCAATCCAGACGAATATCTTGGTATCTTCTTCAGTGGTGGACGTGCACCCGAGTATATTCGCGAGGATCCTGATCTCATTCGCGTGACGAAGCATTTCTTTGAAGTCGATGCGCCAATCATGAGTGTTTGTCACGGCGTCGAGATCCCCGCCCGGGCCGGTTGCGTGCAGGGTCGACGAATGGCCACGGTAGCGAAGTGTCAGTTCGACTTAGAGGTTTGCGGCGGCATCTACGTCGATGAGCCCTGTGTCATTGACCGCAACTTGGTCTCCGGTCGAACTTTTCACGACAACGGAGTGTTCGTCGGTCCGTGGATCAAGCTGCTTGAGGAAAGACACCGCCAGCAATCTTAA
- a CDS encoding SMP-30/gluconolactonase/LRE family protein: MKIIPTLAFLCVAFGAGPQLSFSRAAADSPRMIGRVETMQPGLNKFLASDAKAEVLANGFTWTEGPLWVPPGANVTGCDSESGCLLFSDIPRNTIFRWTPGRGIDTFLTPSGYTGTAYYGGEPGSNGLALNSNGRLTMCEHGDRRLSVLSMDGGKETLVDRFEGKRLNSPNDLVFDRSGNVYFTDPPYGLPGGESDARRELKHCGVYRLSTEGELTLLTTELVRPNGIGLSPDQKTLYIAQSDGQRPVVVAFNIDADGKLGPLRELVNAKSFQDKLPGAFDGMTVHSDGTLFCSGPGGIYVITPDGDLLGRLITGGRVSNCTFDQNEEWLYITADKELCRIKME, encoded by the coding sequence ATGAAAATCATCCCCACGCTCGCCTTTCTATGCGTTGCGTTTGGTGCCGGTCCGCAACTGAGCTTCTCGCGGGCGGCGGCTGACTCCCCACGTATGATCGGACGCGTCGAAACGATGCAGCCTGGTCTCAACAAATTCCTGGCGTCCGATGCCAAGGCGGAAGTACTGGCCAACGGGTTTACTTGGACAGAAGGCCCCCTGTGGGTGCCACCAGGTGCCAATGTCACTGGCTGCGACAGCGAATCCGGCTGCCTGCTGTTCTCGGACATTCCTCGCAACACGATTTTTCGCTGGACGCCTGGTCGTGGCATCGACACCTTCCTCACGCCAAGCGGTTACACCGGCACCGCGTACTATGGTGGGGAACCCGGCAGCAATGGGCTCGCCCTGAACTCAAACGGCCGGCTCACGATGTGCGAACATGGTGACCGCCGGCTGTCGGTGCTGAGCATGGATGGTGGTAAGGAAACATTGGTCGACCGATTCGAAGGCAAACGCCTCAATAGCCCGAACGATTTGGTGTTCGATCGATCCGGGAACGTTTATTTCACCGATCCGCCTTATGGGCTGCCCGGTGGCGAGAGCGATGCTCGCCGCGAACTGAAGCACTGTGGTGTCTATCGCCTGTCCACCGAGGGTGAGCTCACTTTACTGACGACCGAACTGGTTCGGCCCAATGGCATCGGACTCTCCCCCGATCAGAAAACGCTCTACATCGCCCAGAGCGATGGGCAACGCCCGGTCGTCGTGGCGTTCAACATCGACGCAGACGGGAAGCTGGGACCGCTACGGGAACTGGTGAACGCGAAATCATTTCAAGACAAACTTCCCGGTGCCTTCGATGGCATGACGGTCCATTCCGATGGCACGTTGTTCTGCAGTGGGCCGGGCGGTATCTACGTCATCACTCCCGACGGAGATTTACTCGGACGTTTGATCACCGGCGGCCGAGTCAGTAACTGCACGTTTGATCAGAATGAGGAATGGTTGTACATCACCGCCGATAAAGAGTTATGCCGAATCAAGATGGAGTAA
- a CDS encoding histidine phosphatase family protein — protein sequence MMSLKAAARAKVILVRPGATAFDEQGRMKGSLDMPMCQRGREQAENLAEELAGVRLHAVYHAPCESAGETAALLVEGRELRPKAIDAFRNIDHGLWHGKLIDEIRRNQPRLYRSGAENPETVCPPNGESMQVAAARAMKAINRVLRKSRNQVIALVIPDPLASLVAAHLNDEAMPDIWKVQADAGHWQLIEAEC from the coding sequence ATGATGTCTTTGAAAGCAGCAGCCCGCGCCAAAGTAATCCTCGTCCGCCCCGGTGCGACCGCCTTCGACGAACAGGGGCGCATGAAGGGCTCGCTCGACATGCCGATGTGTCAACGCGGCCGGGAACAAGCTGAGAATCTTGCCGAAGAATTGGCAGGCGTTCGCCTTCACGCCGTCTATCACGCGCCCTGTGAATCGGCCGGTGAGACTGCTGCCCTGCTGGTCGAAGGCCGTGAGCTGCGTCCCAAAGCGATTGACGCGTTCCGCAATATCGACCACGGTCTGTGGCACGGAAAGCTGATCGACGAAATCCGCCGAAATCAACCGCGTCTGTATCGCAGCGGTGCTGAGAATCCGGAGACCGTTTGCCCTCCCAACGGTGAGTCGATGCAGGTCGCAGCCGCCCGTGCGATGAAAGCAATTAATCGCGTGCTGCGCAAAAGCCGCAATCAAGTCATCGCCTTGGTGATCCCCGATCCGCTGGCCAGCCTCGTGGCCGCTCACCTCAATGACGAAGCCATGCCAGATATCTGGAAAGTGCAAGCTGACGCTGGGCATTGGCAGCTGATCGAAGCGGAGTGCTAA
- a CDS encoding DUF542 domain-containing protein, which translates to MSEVNLGSSVGQWVVEYPQTADVFETLQISYCCEGDQSVEEACWKNGLWRAPRGEFESSRDARSVAPI; encoded by the coding sequence ATGTCGGAAGTCAACTTGGGTAGCAGTGTCGGGCAGTGGGTGGTGGAATATCCGCAAACCGCCGACGTTTTTGAAACACTCCAAATCAGTTATTGCTGCGAGGGAGACCAGTCGGTCGAAGAGGCGTGCTGGAAGAATGGACTATGGCGTGCACCCAGAGGCGAGTTCGAGTCATCGCGAGATGCTCGCAGCGTTGCACCGATTTGA
- the argB gene encoding acetylglutamate kinase codes for MNQAIAKADTLIEAMGWIRRFRGKTTVIKLGGSLLEDRVALHHLLLDVIFMETVGLRPVVVHGGGKAITQAMADAGIQAEFVRGRRVTDAPSLQVVEQVLAGELNIEITQMMEKLGGRAMNLSPRTTCVLHGEKLLDPDGADLGFVGNVTSVDRDVVESLAYTDQVPVIPSLCYDAEGQLYNVNADTAAMAVAQSLGADKLVFLSDVNGVRRDEQDPHSIIPAMSAGEARQLITDGVIRGGMIPKVEACLETLDRGVQKVHIIDGRLRHSLLLEIFTTDGVGTEIHA; via the coding sequence ATGAATCAAGCGATCGCGAAAGCGGACACCCTCATCGAGGCGATGGGGTGGATCCGTCGTTTCCGTGGCAAAACGACCGTCATCAAACTCGGTGGCAGCTTGCTCGAAGACCGGGTGGCGTTGCATCATCTGCTGCTCGATGTGATTTTCATGGAAACCGTCGGCCTGCGCCCGGTCGTTGTCCATGGCGGCGGGAAAGCAATCACGCAGGCAATGGCTGACGCTGGCATTCAAGCTGAGTTCGTTCGCGGTCGACGGGTAACCGATGCTCCATCTCTGCAGGTCGTCGAGCAGGTCTTGGCGGGTGAGCTGAATATTGAAATCACGCAGATGATGGAGAAACTCGGCGGTCGGGCGATGAATCTTTCACCGCGTACCACCTGTGTCCTGCATGGCGAAAAGCTGCTCGATCCCGACGGCGCTGATCTGGGATTTGTTGGCAACGTCACCAGCGTTGATCGCGACGTGGTTGAGAGCCTCGCTTACACCGACCAGGTCCCCGTGATTCCGTCATTGTGTTATGACGCCGAGGGCCAGCTCTACAACGTTAACGCCGACACCGCAGCGATGGCCGTGGCCCAATCGTTAGGGGCCGACAAGCTGGTGTTTCTCTCAGATGTCAATGGCGTCCGTCGCGATGAGCAGGACCCCCATTCGATCATTCCTGCGATGTCTGCGGGCGAGGCACGCCAGCTCATCACCGATGGGGTAATCCGCGGCGGGATGATCCCGAAGGTCGAAGCCTGCTTGGAAACGCTCGACCGGGGAGTTCAAAAAGTACACATCATTGACGGTCGCCTACGCCACTCACTCCTATTGGAAATCTTCACCACCGATGGTGTGGGAACCGAGATCCACGCATGA
- the moaA gene encoding GTP 3',8-cyclase MoaA — MPNQDGVTRQPALIDRFGRVHRSLRISVTDRCNLRCTYCMPEHTPQYQPRSEILTFEEIVRFTKIAVSQGVHDVRLTGGEPLVRAQLHHLVESLCAIDGLDKVALTTNGVLLEAQLDELLAAGLRYVNVSLDALDEETFHIATRRSGLQRVLDGIDAAVAAGMHVKINSIAMRGLTEDQIVAFGEFTRRTGIPVRFIEFMPLDSDGHWDTGAVLSGAEIIEMFSDRVRPLIPVPNHGSAPATDYHFNDGLGTVGVIASVTKPFCNTCDRFRLTADGQLRNCLFGEDSGDIRELMRSGASDDRIIAAIQSAVAFKKRGHGTDDLSFLRPSRPMHAIGG; from the coding sequence ATGCCGAATCAAGATGGAGTAACTCGCCAGCCGGCGTTAATTGATCGTTTTGGTCGCGTGCACCGGAGCCTGCGAATCAGCGTCACCGACCGCTGCAATTTACGCTGCACATACTGCATGCCGGAGCACACGCCGCAGTATCAACCTCGCAGTGAGATATTGACGTTCGAGGAAATTGTTCGCTTCACAAAGATTGCTGTCTCACAGGGAGTCCACGACGTCCGCTTGACTGGCGGGGAACCGCTGGTTCGTGCGCAACTGCATCACCTGGTCGAATCCCTGTGTGCCATTGATGGTTTGGACAAAGTTGCCCTGACGACCAACGGCGTATTGCTAGAAGCTCAGTTGGACGAACTCCTCGCCGCCGGCCTCCGCTACGTCAACGTCAGCTTAGATGCCTTGGACGAGGAGACGTTTCATATCGCTACCCGGCGCAGTGGATTGCAGCGGGTACTCGACGGCATCGATGCTGCTGTCGCTGCCGGCATGCACGTGAAGATCAACTCGATTGCGATGCGGGGACTTACCGAAGACCAAATCGTCGCGTTCGGTGAATTCACCAGGCGAACCGGTATCCCCGTTCGGTTCATCGAGTTCATGCCTTTGGATAGTGATGGACATTGGGACACGGGCGCGGTGCTTTCAGGTGCCGAAATCATTGAGATGTTCAGTGATCGTGTGCGCCCGCTGATTCCTGTCCCGAATCACGGTTCGGCTCCGGCCACAGACTATCATTTCAACGACGGACTCGGCACGGTGGGCGTCATTGCGTCGGTGACGAAACCTTTCTGTAATACCTGCGACCGGTTTCGTCTGACGGCCGATGGACAGCTGCGCAACTGTTTATTCGGTGAGGACTCCGGCGATATTCGAGAGCTAATGCGATCCGGCGCTAGTGACGATAGGATTATCGCAGCGATTCAAAGTGCGGTGGCGTTTAAAAAACGTGGCCACGGCACCGATGACTTGTCCTTCCTGCGGCCATCACGTCCCATGCATGCGATCGGAGGATGA
- the argF gene encoding ornithine carbamoyltransferase, whose protein sequence is MRHLLTLFDLDPNELNSILATARYLKDELRSGRRPPILERHTLALLFEKPSLRTRVSFETGMTQLGGGSLFLGDDVGWGKRESPADFTNVLGQFVDAVACRSKKHERVEELASFNAMPVINSLTDLSHPCQAIADVLTIQEAFGSLTGRHVVFVGDGNNVSRSLALACAMLGMHFTLARPDGYELDQPWLDRIAARYPDAKIDQVCDPSAAVKHADAIYTDVWTSMGQEAESKIRRQAFADYQLNADLMAAAPPTARVLHCLPAVRGQEITDDVIDGSQSDVINQAGNRMHAQKALLVFLLRPQWIDENVPQADLATP, encoded by the coding sequence ATGAGACACCTACTCACCCTGTTCGATCTCGATCCGAACGAACTTAACTCCATTCTCGCCACCGCGCGATACCTCAAAGACGAACTCCGCAGCGGACGCCGCCCACCGATTTTGGAGCGTCATACGTTGGCACTCCTGTTCGAAAAGCCGAGTCTGCGGACGCGGGTGAGCTTTGAAACCGGCATGACCCAACTCGGTGGGGGCAGTCTTTTTTTGGGTGACGACGTCGGCTGGGGCAAACGCGAGTCACCTGCAGATTTCACGAACGTACTAGGCCAATTCGTTGACGCGGTCGCCTGCCGCTCGAAGAAGCATGAACGCGTCGAAGAGCTGGCCAGCTTCAACGCGATGCCTGTAATCAACAGCCTGACTGATCTGTCGCATCCCTGCCAAGCGATCGCGGATGTGCTGACCATCCAGGAAGCGTTCGGCTCCCTGACCGGGCGACACGTCGTCTTCGTCGGTGATGGGAACAATGTCTCTCGCTCTCTGGCCCTGGCCTGCGCTATGCTCGGTATGCATTTTACGCTGGCCCGACCCGATGGATATGAACTCGATCAGCCCTGGCTGGACCGGATCGCAGCACGCTATCCCGATGCGAAGATCGATCAGGTGTGTGACCCGTCGGCTGCGGTGAAACATGCTGACGCGATCTATACCGACGTGTGGACGAGCATGGGCCAGGAAGCTGAATCGAAGATCCGCCGGCAAGCATTCGCAGACTACCAGCTCAATGCCGATCTGATGGCGGCGGCTCCGCCTACTGCGCGCGTGCTGCACTGCCTGCCCGCCGTTCGTGGCCAAGAAATCACCGATGACGTGATCGATGGCTCGCAGAGCGATGTCATCAACCAAGCTGGCAACCGGATGCACGCCCAAAAAGCGTTGCTCGTGTTTCTGTTACGACCGCAGTGGATCGACGAGAACGTGCCCCAGGCCGACCTGGCGACGCCGTAG
- a CDS encoding MoaD/ThiS family protein has translation MHPSPARVNESTGDLQVLVFGPQAHSVGTDRLHIADVHVPITASSLLSKISDAYPDLAASIGLSRIAINHQFAAPEQLISLDDEIALVGLISGG, from the coding sequence ATGCATCCCTCACCTGCCCGAGTGAATGAATCCACTGGTGATTTACAGGTCCTCGTGTTTGGCCCTCAAGCGCACAGCGTGGGTACCGACCGATTGCACATTGCTGATGTCCACGTTCCGATTACCGCCAGCTCGTTGCTGTCTAAGATCAGTGATGCCTATCCCGATCTCGCGGCGTCGATCGGCCTCAGTCGAATTGCGATCAATCACCAGTTCGCTGCACCGGAGCAATTAATTTCGCTCGATGACGAAATTGCGTTGGTAGGATTGATTAGCGGTGGCTGA